In Geobacillus kaustophilus, a genomic segment contains:
- a CDS encoding Crp/Fnr family transcriptional regulator, with the protein MNEVESREWQKWLTSIGRDLRLEKGTYLFQEGEKADELYYIQSGKIQISKMDMNGQELALRICSEGDLIGELTLFCPGARYMLTAKVLEDGVVSAIPRERLEQEIANHPTLAVEFMKWMSLHFRKTQTKFRDLILHGKKGALYSTLIRLCNSYGVMKEDGILIDVPLTNQELANFCGTAREVVNRMLGDLRKKGIISVQKGKISVHDLQYLRDEISCEGCPPELCRID; encoded by the coding sequence ATGAACGAGGTTGAATCTCGTGAATGGCAGAAGTGGCTTACATCGATCGGGCGCGATCTTCGCCTTGAGAAAGGAACGTACTTGTTTCAAGAAGGAGAAAAGGCGGACGAACTGTACTATATCCAATCCGGGAAAATCCAAATCAGCAAAATGGACATGAATGGACAGGAGCTTGCGCTGCGCATTTGCAGCGAAGGGGACTTGATCGGCGAACTGACGCTCTTTTGCCCCGGCGCCCGCTACATGCTGACGGCAAAAGTGCTCGAAGACGGCGTTGTTTCCGCCATTCCGCGCGAGAGGCTCGAACAAGAAATCGCCAACCATCCAACACTAGCCGTCGAGTTCATGAAATGGATGAGCCTCCATTTCCGGAAAACGCAGACGAAGTTCCGCGACCTCATTTTGCACGGCAAAAAAGGAGCGCTCTATTCGACGCTCATCCGATTGTGCAACAGCTACGGCGTGATGAAAGAAGACGGCATTTTGATCGATGTGCCTCTTACGAACCAAGAGCTCGCCAACTTTTGCGGCACCGCCCGCGAAGTCGTCAACCGCATGCTCGGCGACTTGCGGAAAAAAGGCATCATCTCCGTGCAAAAAGGAAAAATCAGCGTCCACGACTTGCAATATTTGCGCGACGAAATCTCCTGCGAAGGCTGCCCGCCCGAGCTGTGCCGCATCGACTGA
- the argJ gene encoding bifunctional ornithine acetyltransferase/N-acetylglutamate synthase has translation MTATKQTAQVTAVADGTVVTPKGFQAAGVHAGLRYSKKDLGVILCDVPASAAAVYTQSHFQAAPLKVTQASLAVEQKLQAVIVNSACANACTGEQGIRDAYEMRELCAKQFGLALHHVAVASTGVIGEYLPMEKIRAGIEQLVPGATMADAEAFQTAILTTDTVMKRACYQTAVDGKTVTVGGAAKGSGMIHPNMATMLAFITTDANISSAMLHDALRSITDVSFNQITVDGDTSTNDMVVVMASGLAGNDELTPDHPDWEHFYEALRKTCEDLAKQIARDGEGATKLIEVRVRGAKTDDEAKKVAKQIVGSNLVKTAVYGADANWGRIIGAIGYADADVDPDNVDVAIGPIVMLKGSEPQPFSEEEATAYLQQETVVIEVDLHLGDGVGVAWGCDLTYDYVKINASYRT, from the coding sequence ATGACAGCAACGAAACAAACGGCGCAAGTGACGGCGGTCGCTGACGGAACGGTTGTCACACCGAAAGGATTTCAAGCGGCTGGGGTGCACGCCGGGCTGCGCTATTCGAAAAAAGATTTAGGGGTTATTCTATGCGACGTGCCGGCTTCGGCGGCAGCGGTGTATACGCAAAGCCATTTCCAGGCGGCGCCGCTCAAAGTGACGCAGGCCAGCCTCGCTGTAGAACAAAAATTGCAGGCGGTCATCGTCAACAGCGCATGCGCGAACGCCTGCACCGGCGAGCAGGGGATTCGCGACGCCTATGAAATGCGCGAGCTGTGCGCGAAACAGTTTGGCTTGGCGCTGCACCATGTGGCCGTCGCTTCAACAGGCGTGATCGGGGAATATTTGCCGATGGAAAAAATTCGCGCGGGCATCGAACAGCTCGTTCCCGGTGCGACGATGGCGGATGCTGAGGCGTTTCAAACGGCGATTTTAACGACGGATACGGTGATGAAGCGCGCCTGTTACCAAACGGCCGTCGATGGGAAAACGGTCACCGTCGGCGGGGCGGCGAAAGGATCGGGGATGATCCATCCGAACATGGCGACGATGCTCGCGTTCATTACGACCGATGCCAACATCTCTTCGGCGATGCTGCATGATGCGCTCCGGTCGATTACCGATGTATCGTTCAATCAAATTACGGTCGATGGCGATACGTCGACGAACGACATGGTTGTGGTGATGGCAAGCGGCCTCGCTGGAAATGACGAATTGACGCCGGACCATCCGGATTGGGAACACTTTTACGAAGCGCTGCGGAAAACGTGCGAAGATTTGGCGAAGCAAATCGCCAGAGACGGCGAGGGGGCGACGAAGCTCATTGAAGTGCGCGTGCGCGGCGCGAAAACGGACGATGAGGCGAAAAAAGTCGCGAAGCAAATCGTTGGCTCAAACTTAGTGAAAACGGCCGTTTACGGCGCGGATGCCAACTGGGGGCGGATCATCGGCGCGATCGGCTATGCCGATGCGGACGTCGATCCGGATAATGTGGATGTCGCGATCGGGCCGATTGTGATGCTGAAAGGAAGCGAGCCGCAGCCGTTCTCGGAAGAAGAAGCGACGGCGTATTTGCAACAAGAGACGGTCGTCATTGAGGTGGATTTGCACTTGGGCGATGGTGTTGGCGTCGCGTGGGGCTGCGACTTGACGTACGATTATGTAAAAATCAACGCCAGCTACCGGACGTAA
- the glp gene encoding gephyrin-like molybdotransferase Glp: MAERRTPIPVREAINRVMRYAGRGEEEIVPLRQSYGRYLAEDLCADHDVPPFDRSPYDGFAIRAADSEGAGLDHPVEFEVIETIGAGQVAKQPVGPFQAVRLMTGAQIPEGCDAVVMLELAKQYERDGKTYMAIKRPFRPGDNISFQGEDAKKGQPLVEKGTRINPGVAALLATFGYAEVKVAKKPRIGIFATGSELLDVSEPLVPGKIRNSNAYMIEAQVLRSGAEPIYFGQLADDLEACFHAVRQALDQVDMLITTGGVSVGDFDYLPAIYERLGANVLFNKIAMRPGSVTTVAERDGKLLFGLSGNPSACYVGYELFVRPVVRTRLFSTKPYLKKAKATLGADFPKPNPFTRFVRSRVEAVDGRIVVKPVGMDKSNIVTSLAFANALMVLPGGTKGFAVGDEVEVWLLDDDEGSSE, translated from the coding sequence TTGGCCGAAAGACGAACCCCCATTCCCGTACGGGAAGCGATCAATCGGGTGATGCGTTACGCTGGAAGAGGGGAAGAGGAGATCGTGCCCCTAAGGCAGTCGTACGGCCGCTATTTGGCGGAAGATTTATGCGCCGACCATGATGTGCCGCCGTTTGACCGCTCGCCGTATGACGGATTTGCCATTCGCGCCGCCGATTCTGAAGGAGCGGGGCTTGATCATCCGGTCGAGTTTGAAGTGATCGAAACGATCGGCGCCGGGCAAGTGGCGAAGCAGCCTGTCGGCCCGTTTCAAGCGGTGCGCCTGATGACCGGGGCGCAAATTCCGGAAGGATGCGATGCGGTCGTCATGCTCGAGCTTGCGAAACAATACGAGCGGGACGGAAAAACGTATATGGCCATTAAACGCCCGTTCCGCCCCGGAGACAACATTTCGTTTCAAGGGGAAGACGCGAAAAAAGGGCAGCCGCTTGTCGAAAAAGGAACGCGCATCAACCCCGGGGTGGCGGCGCTCTTGGCGACGTTCGGCTACGCTGAAGTGAAGGTGGCGAAAAAGCCGCGCATTGGCATTTTTGCGACCGGAAGCGAGCTGCTCGACGTCTCTGAACCGCTCGTGCCTGGAAAAATTCGCAACAGCAACGCCTACATGATCGAGGCGCAGGTGCTGAGAAGCGGCGCCGAGCCGATTTATTTCGGCCAGCTCGCCGACGACCTCGAGGCGTGTTTTCACGCTGTGCGCCAGGCGCTCGATCAAGTAGACATGCTTATTACGACCGGCGGCGTCTCGGTGGGCGACTTCGATTATTTGCCCGCCATTTATGAGCGGCTCGGGGCGAATGTGTTGTTTAACAAAATCGCCATGCGCCCGGGAAGCGTGACGACCGTCGCCGAACGGGATGGCAAGCTGCTGTTCGGCTTATCCGGCAACCCGTCGGCGTGCTATGTCGGGTATGAACTGTTCGTCCGCCCGGTCGTGCGCACGCGGTTGTTTTCCACAAAGCCGTATTTGAAAAAAGCGAAGGCCACGCTTGGCGCCGATTTCCCGAAGCCGAACCCGTTCACCCGCTTTGTGCGCAGCCGGGTCGAAGCGGTCGACGGCCGGATTGTCGTCAAACCGGTTGGCATGGACAAATCGAACATCGTCACCTCGCTTGCCTTTGCGAACGCCTTGATGGTGCTGCCGGGCGGAACGAAAGGGTTTGCGGTTGGCGATGAGGTGGAAGTGTGGCTTTTGGATGACGATGAGGGGTCGAGCGAATGA
- a CDS encoding YwiC-like family protein, with amino-acid sequence MANKSKWVMPKQHGAWAMLIIPFWLGAYAGGFSWVHAPLFIAWTALYLATYPLLMAVKTKRKESYVPVAARYGAIAAAGLAVSLWQQPALLYFGLAMVPFFLVNTYYSKKKNERAFWNDAAAIAAFCIGGLAAFYAGRESLTLEAFELALFSFLFFLGSTFYVKTMIREKKNKRYKWLSWGYHALLIVGLIAIREPFAVLAYTPSVIRAVYLYGKPLPIMKLGILEIANAAYFFIAMIVIYS; translated from the coding sequence ATGGCGAACAAAAGCAAATGGGTGATGCCGAAGCAACACGGCGCTTGGGCGATGCTCATCATCCCGTTTTGGCTCGGGGCGTACGCCGGCGGGTTTTCGTGGGTTCACGCGCCGCTCTTTATCGCCTGGACCGCGCTCTATTTGGCGACGTATCCGCTCTTAATGGCGGTGAAAACGAAACGGAAAGAGTCGTACGTGCCCGTCGCTGCCCGCTACGGCGCCATCGCTGCGGCGGGGCTGGCCGTCTCCCTTTGGCAGCAGCCGGCGCTTCTCTACTTCGGGCTCGCCATGGTTCCGTTTTTCTTGGTGAACACGTACTACAGCAAGAAAAAGAACGAGCGCGCCTTTTGGAACGACGCGGCGGCCATCGCGGCGTTTTGCATCGGCGGTCTCGCCGCCTTTTACGCCGGCCGCGAGTCGCTGACGCTCGAAGCGTTTGAACTTGCCCTGTTTTCCTTCCTCTTTTTCCTCGGCAGCACGTTTTACGTCAAAACGATGATTCGCGAAAAGAAAAACAAACGGTACAAATGGCTGTCATGGGGCTACCACGCCTTGCTGATTGTTGGCCTCATCGCCATCCGCGAGCCGTTCGCCGTTTTGGCCTATACACCAAGCGTCATCCGCGCCGTCTATTTGTACGGCAAGCCGCTGCCGATCATGAAACTTGGTATCTTAGAGATCGCCAACGCGGCGTACTTTTTCATCGCGATGATCGTGATCTATTCGTGA
- a CDS encoding methyl-accepting chemotaxis protein: MWPLAKTRRWEEEKRELERRIEEVKHQLVKQEDAIRETVAELLGEWQQIVRQHELVNGQHHDLGDLVEKTKEKVDNVSTLSQSSYAISGRLREQGTALAKTAGQMVAAAKEGIRMSKEVEQTIGQLGDEMEATSAAMHRLRDRSQEIEQIVKVIKEIAGQTNLIALNASIEAARAGEHGKGFSVVAAEVRKLAEHTADSTEMIHQLTDAVQQEIQRSLTQTGAISAIIDKVVQMSIHTSRTWSAMIGLIDQVEKRVGDVLNDIQEQFRYADEVMKELERSAALFGETRAMILQHIDDATVVDEKLAKSIKQLQDWQSS; this comes from the coding sequence CAAGAAGACGCCATTCGCGAAACAGTGGCGGAACTGCTTGGAGAATGGCAACAAATCGTCCGCCAACACGAACTCGTCAACGGGCAGCACCATGACTTAGGTGACTTGGTGGAAAAAACGAAAGAAAAAGTAGACAATGTCAGTACGCTCAGCCAATCGTCATACGCGATCTCTGGCCGTCTGCGCGAACAGGGGACGGCTTTGGCGAAAACGGCTGGACAGATGGTGGCAGCGGCAAAAGAAGGAATTCGCATGTCCAAAGAAGTTGAGCAGACGATCGGGCAACTGGGGGACGAAATGGAGGCGACGTCGGCAGCGATGCACCGGCTGCGCGACCGTTCGCAAGAGATTGAGCAAATTGTCAAGGTCATTAAAGAGATCGCAGGACAGACGAATTTGATTGCCTTAAACGCCTCGATTGAGGCGGCGCGCGCCGGGGAGCATGGAAAAGGGTTTTCCGTCGTGGCCGCCGAGGTCAGAAAGCTGGCGGAACATACGGCAGACAGCACGGAAATGATTCATCAACTCACCGATGCGGTGCAGCAAGAAATTCAACGATCGCTCACGCAAACTGGTGCCATTTCGGCCATCATTGATAAAGTGGTGCAAATGAGCATTCATACATCACGGACATGGTCGGCGATGATCGGGCTGATCGATCAAGTTGAAAAACGGGTTGGCGATGTGCTCAACGATATTCAAGAACAGTTCCGCTATGCCGATGAAGTGATGAAGGAGCTTGAGCGGTCGGCTGCTTTGTTCGGAGAAACGCGGGCGATGATTTTGCAACATATTGATGATGCCACCGTCGTTGACGAAAAGTTGGCGAAATCGATCAAGCAGCTGCAAGATTGGCAATCATCGTGA
- the argB gene encoding acetylglutamate kinase, with translation MGKTVVIKCGGSVLDELSPAFFASVNMMREQGMDIVIVHGGGPEIGQMLKKLGVPSEFVNGLRKTTKEVLVVVEMVLSGKVNKQLVAMLKQHGLPAVGVSGVDGGLLEAEPIDLAKLGYVGRVKTVRSSLLRTLLEAGYVPVVSPLGADQNGQTYNINADTAAGAVAAAIGASQLAFVTNVPGILRDGALVAQATAETIERLIEDGVITGGMIPKVKAALSALSDALPEVMIVSGKTPFYQNGTWHGTTIRKEVGVY, from the coding sequence ATGGGGAAAACGGTCGTCATCAAATGCGGCGGCAGCGTGCTCGATGAGCTGTCTCCAGCCTTTTTTGCCAGCGTGAACATGATGCGGGAACAAGGGATGGATATCGTCATCGTCCACGGCGGCGGGCCGGAAATCGGACAGATGCTGAAAAAGCTGGGGGTGCCGAGCGAGTTTGTCAACGGCTTGCGGAAAACGACGAAAGAGGTGCTTGTCGTTGTGGAAATGGTGCTCTCCGGCAAAGTGAACAAACAGCTTGTGGCGATGCTCAAGCAGCACGGCTTGCCGGCGGTCGGCGTTTCCGGCGTGGACGGGGGGCTGCTTGAAGCTGAACCGATCGACTTGGCCAAACTCGGCTATGTCGGCCGTGTGAAAACGGTTCGCTCCAGCCTTTTGCGCACGCTGCTTGAGGCGGGCTACGTTCCGGTCGTTTCACCGCTTGGTGCCGACCAAAACGGGCAAACATACAACATTAACGCCGACACGGCGGCTGGGGCGGTCGCGGCAGCCATCGGCGCCAGCCAGCTCGCGTTTGTGACGAACGTGCCCGGCATTTTGCGAGACGGCGCGCTCGTGGCCCAGGCGACGGCGGAAACGATTGAACGATTGATCGAAGACGGCGTCATCACCGGCGGGATGATTCCAAAAGTGAAAGCGGCGCTCTCCGCCCTGTCCGATGCGCTGCCCGAGGTGATGATCGTCAGCGGCAAAACGCCGTTTTATCAAAACGGAACATGGCACGGCACAACGATTCGCAAAGAAGTGGGGGTATATTGA
- the mobB gene encoding molybdopterin-guanine dinucleotide biosynthesis protein B, with translation MNVWQVVGYKHTGKTTLVEKWVAAAVREGWRVGTVKHHGHGGEPLQPEGVDSVRHERAGAVATAVEGDGLLQLHLRRPLWRLDDILALYAPLRLDFVLVEGYKQERHPKVVLVRTWEDWASLQHLANIRAVIAWEPLEGPLAHPVFSLADDHEYIPWLMNEVRTRT, from the coding sequence ATGAACGTCTGGCAAGTCGTCGGCTATAAACATACAGGCAAGACGACGCTTGTGGAAAAATGGGTGGCGGCCGCTGTCCGGGAAGGATGGCGCGTCGGGACGGTGAAACACCACGGCCATGGCGGCGAGCCCTTGCAGCCAGAAGGCGTCGATTCCGTCCGTCATGAGCGGGCCGGGGCGGTGGCGACGGCGGTGGAAGGGGATGGGCTGTTGCAGCTCCATCTCCGCCGCCCGTTGTGGCGGTTGGATGACATTTTGGCGCTCTATGCGCCCCTTCGGCTCGATTTTGTGTTGGTGGAGGGCTACAAACAAGAGCGGCACCCGAAAGTCGTGCTCGTCCGCACTTGGGAAGATTGGGCGTCGCTTCAGCACCTCGCCAACATTCGCGCCGTCATCGCCTGGGAGCCGCTCGAAGGGCCGCTAGCGCACCCGGTGTTTTCGCTGGCTGATGACCACGAATATATTCCATGGCTCATGAACGAGGTGAGAACACGAACATGA
- the moaD gene encoding molybdopterin converting factor subunit 1 — translation MIRLLFFAHLGEQVGEREVTWLHVPETVKKLKDEVEERYGVSLGRVMTAVNEEYACDEAPLHEGDTVAFIPPVSGG, via the coding sequence ATGATCCGTCTATTGTTTTTCGCGCATTTGGGCGAGCAAGTCGGCGAGCGGGAAGTGACATGGCTGCACGTTCCGGAAACGGTGAAAAAGTTGAAAGATGAAGTAGAAGAACGATACGGCGTCTCGCTTGGGCGCGTCATGACAGCGGTCAATGAAGAGTATGCCTGCGACGAGGCGCCGCTTCACGAAGGCGACACGGTCGCCTTTATTCCACCGGTCAGCGGAGGATGA
- the argC gene encoding N-acetyl-gamma-glutamyl-phosphate reductase — protein sequence MNAAIIGATGYSGAELLRLLHGHPRVSRCDVFSSSQDGVHLSESFPHVGSVDGAVLHKLDIEALSRYDAVFFATPPGVSGEWAPALVDRGVKVIDLSGDFRLKDGAVYERWYGREAAPAEYLARAVYGLTEWNREAIHGAVLLSNPGCYPTATLLGLAPLVKEGLIKEDSIIVDAKSGVSGAGRKAGLGTHFSEVNENVKIYKVNVHQHIPEIEQTLQTWNEAMEPITFSTHLIPMTRGIMATIYVKAKQPLPPNDLVDLYKTSYEGSPFVRIRQLGQFPATKEVYGSNYCDIGLAYDERTGRVTVVSVIDNLMKGAAGQAVQNFNLMMGWDEAEGLQSLPIYP from the coding sequence ATGAACGCAGCCATTATCGGGGCGACGGGATATAGTGGTGCGGAGTTGCTTCGCTTGTTGCACGGGCATCCGCGTGTGAGCCGCTGCGATGTTTTCTCGTCGTCGCAGGACGGGGTTCATTTATCGGAAAGTTTCCCGCACGTCGGCTCGGTCGATGGTGCGGTGCTGCATAAACTTGACATCGAGGCGCTTTCCCGTTACGATGCGGTCTTTTTCGCCACGCCGCCCGGGGTGTCCGGGGAGTGGGCGCCGGCGCTCGTTGATCGGGGAGTGAAAGTGATCGATTTATCCGGAGATTTCCGTTTGAAAGACGGGGCGGTGTATGAACGATGGTACGGGCGGGAGGCAGCGCCGGCGGAATATTTGGCGCGCGCCGTATACGGGCTGACGGAGTGGAACCGAGAGGCGATCCACGGGGCCGTGCTCCTATCCAACCCGGGCTGCTATCCGACGGCGACGCTGCTTGGCCTGGCGCCGCTTGTCAAAGAAGGATTGATTAAGGAAGACTCGATCATCGTCGATGCCAAGTCCGGCGTATCAGGAGCAGGGAGGAAAGCAGGGCTCGGGACGCATTTTTCCGAAGTGAACGAAAACGTGAAAATTTATAAAGTGAACGTCCATCAGCACATTCCGGAAATTGAGCAAACGCTGCAAACGTGGAATGAAGCGATGGAGCCGATTACGTTCAGCACTCATTTGATTCCGATGACACGGGGCATTATGGCGACGATTTATGTGAAGGCGAAACAGCCGCTTCCGCCAAACGACTTGGTAGATTTATATAAAACAAGTTATGAAGGTTCGCCGTTTGTCCGCATCCGTCAACTTGGACAGTTTCCAGCGACGAAAGAAGTGTACGGCTCCAACTATTGCGACATCGGCCTCGCCTACGATGAACGAACGGGACGGGTGACGGTCGTGTCGGTGATTGATAACTTGATGAAAGGAGCCGCCGGGCAGGCGGTGCAAAACTTCAATTTGATGATGGGGTGGGATGAGGCCGAGGGCCTCCAATCCTTGCCGATCTATCCGTGA
- a CDS encoding molybdenum cofactor biosynthesis protein MoaE, with product MTEPLFAITDRPISVEDVMKKVMRPEAGAVAVFAGTVREWTNGKRTLFLQYEAYVSMAEKMLAQVGAEIVEKWPGAKTAITHRIGKLEIGDIAVVIAVSSPHRAEAYEANRYAIERIKQIVPIWKKEQWEDGSAWVGDQLETTAYPSGKPEVKEG from the coding sequence ATGACAGAACCGTTGTTTGCCATTACCGACCGGCCGATTTCGGTCGAGGATGTGATGAAAAAAGTGATGCGCCCGGAAGCGGGGGCGGTCGCCGTCTTTGCCGGCACGGTGCGCGAATGGACGAACGGCAAGCGGACGCTCTTTTTGCAATATGAGGCGTACGTGTCGATGGCCGAGAAAATGCTCGCGCAAGTCGGGGCGGAAATTGTGGAGAAATGGCCGGGGGCGAAAACCGCCATCACCCATCGGATCGGCAAGCTTGAGATTGGCGACATCGCCGTCGTTATCGCTGTTTCCTCGCCGCACCGCGCCGAAGCGTATGAGGCGAATCGCTATGCCATTGAGCGGATCAAGCAAATCGTGCCGATTTGGAAAAAAGAGCAATGGGAGGACGGAAGCGCCTGGGTGGGTGACCAGCTTGAAACAACGGCGTATCCGTCCGGAAAACCGGAGGTGAAAGAGGGATGA